One genomic region from Quercus robur chromosome 4, dhQueRobu3.1, whole genome shotgun sequence encodes:
- the LOC126724397 gene encoding uncharacterized protein At4g26485-like gives MGKKKEKKIQHYSSSQKILLVGEGDFSFSACLARAFRSAANMVATSLDSKDTLLTKHWSCVPHLDDLKRRGCLVLHEVDVYDMNQHPTLMSMKFDVIVFNFPHAGHFSWLCERDEELIEMHKELVQAFFNSARKMLNRDGEVHVAHRDDYPYYEWKIEELSKRAGLYLKERVEFYKVDYPGYHNKRGGDIECNKTFPLKSCFTFKFSLQKKYRSNA, from the exons ATGGgtaagaagaaagagaagaagattcAGCACTACTCCAGCTCTCAGAAGATATTGTTGGTTGGTGAGGGAGACTTTTCATTTTCTGCTTGTTTAGCTAGAGCATTTCGCTCTGCCGCTAACATGGTTGCAACTTCTCTTGATTCTAAAG ATACTTTATTGACAAAGCATTGGAGTTGTGTACCACACTTGGATGACTTGAAGAGAAGAGGGTGCTTGGTGCTGCATGAAGTTGATGTATATGACATGAACCAACATCCCACCTTAATGTCCATGAAATTTGATGTTATCGTCTTCAATTTCCCTCATGCAGGCCATTTTTCTTGGCTATGTGAAAGAGACGAAGAGCTTATAGA GATGCACAAAGAGTTGGTACAAGCATTTTTCAACAGCGCCCGTAAGATGCTGAACAGAGATGGGGAAGTACATGTTGCACATAGAGACGACTATCCATATTATGAGTGGAAGATTGAGGAACTTTCTAAAAGAGCAGGTCTATATTTGAAAGAGAGAGTGGAATTTTATAAGGTTGACTACCCGGGCTACCACAATAAGAGAGGTGGTGACATCGAGTGCAACAAAACATTCCCTCTCAAAAGCTGTTTCACCTTCAAGTTCTCTCTCCAGAAAAAATACCGCTCAAATGCCTGA
- the LOC126720984 gene encoding uncharacterized membrane protein At3g27390 isoform X2 translates to MEVPVGFLRNLWSFLSFLPFFLLLLLLGLLKAALVGPVVVGIIFIANSAVIIGLWTAHFVWTYYCVAKTKKLGLVLKILVLVSLPVPLVLWPIFGIVGSLLGGVGYGFFAPLLETFEAVGENVTEKFYHCFVDGCWSTIKGACIVVQDFTDFCFHSYFSYMDELIEKVLPNEKPMDIKLSKLPSCLLASLIGVQVDVLLITAVALWKSPYMLFRGWKRLLEDLIGREGPFLETVCVPFAGLAIILWPLAVVGAVIGSIISSFFLGLYSGVIVHQEDSLQMGLAYIVSIVSLFDEYVNDLLYLREGSRLPRPKYRKNMSPSPEREWLGDNGGNDSKNGSENSYDSKLISERSRTLKWGIQQYKPVQVWDWLFKSCEVNGRILLRDGLITPKDIEECILKGNCKKLGIKLPAWSILQCLLASAKSNSSG, encoded by the exons ATGGAGGTTCCTGTTGGGTTCTTGCGCAATCTATGGAGCTTCCTCTCTTTTCtcccctttttccttttgctcCTCCTCCTTGGCCTCCTCAAAG CTGCGCTTGTTGGACCAGTAGTAGTGGGCATCATATTTATTGCAAACTCAGCAGTTATAATTGGGCTGTGGACTGCACATTTTGTGTGGACTTACTACTGTGTGGCAAA AACCAAGAAGCTTGGGCTGGTTCTAAAGATTTTGGTGCTAGTTTCATTGCCAGTGCCTCTGGTCCTTTGGCCAATCTTTGGAATTGTTGGAAGCCTTTTAGGGGGAGTAGGATATGGATTTTTTGCACCCCTTCTTGAGACTTTTGAGGCTGTTGGGGAGAATGTCACTGAGAAATTCTACCACTGTTTTGTT GATGGATGTTGGTCAACAATTAAAGGAGCCTGCATAGTAGTGCAGGATTTCACAGACTTCTGCTTCCACTCATACTTCTCCTACATGGATGAACTAATTGAGAAAGTACTTCCAAATGAAAAGCCTATGGACATAAA ATTATCAAAATTGCCAAGTTGTTTGCTAGCAAGCCTAATTGGCGTACAAGTGGATGTGCTTTTAATTACTGCAGTTGCTCTCTGGAAAAGCCCTTACATGCTATTCAGGGGCTGGAAGAGGCTACTAGAAGACTTGATTGGCAGAGAAGGGCCATTCTTAGAGACGGTATGTGTTCCATTTGCTGGTCTTGCTATCATCTTATGGCCTTTGGCTGTTGTGGGAGCCGTGATCGGTTCTATTATTTCTAGCTTCTTTCTGGGACTCTACAGTGGAGTTATTGTCCATCAG GAAGACTCGCTTCAAATGGGACTTGCCTACATTGTGTCTATAGTTTCACTGTTCGATGAATATGTAAATGATTTACTCTACTTGAGGGAGGGATCTCGCCTTCCCAG GCCTAAATACCGCAAAAACATGAGCCCTAGTCCTGAGAGAGAATGGCTAGGTGACAATGGTGGCAATGACTCAAAGAATGGAAGTGAGAATTCTTACGATTCAAAACTTATATCAGAAAGATCAAGAACTTTGAAGTGGGGAATCCAACAATATAAACCAGTGCAG GTATGGGACTGGCTGTTTAAATCCTGTGAGGTAAATGGTCGGATTCTTCTCCGTGATGGTCTGATAACTCCCAAGGACATTGAGGAATGCATTCTGAAGGGTAATTGTAAGAAATTGGGCATCAAGTTACCTGCTTGGTCTATATTACAGTGTCTGCTTGCATCAGCAAAGTCCAACTCATCTGG CTGA
- the LOC126720984 gene encoding uncharacterized membrane protein At3g27390 isoform X1, which translates to MEVPVGFLRNLWSFLSFLPFFLLLLLLGLLKAALVGPVVVGIIFIANSAVIIGLWTAHFVWTYYCVAKTKKLGLVLKILVLVSLPVPLVLWPIFGIVGSLLGGVGYGFFAPLLETFEAVGENVTEKFYHCFVDGCWSTIKGACIVVQDFTDFCFHSYFSYMDELIEKVLPNEKPMDIKLSKLPSCLLASLIGVQVDVLLITAVALWKSPYMLFRGWKRLLEDLIGREGPFLETVCVPFAGLAIILWPLAVVGAVIGSIISSFFLGLYSGVIVHQEDSLQMGLAYIVSIVSLFDEYVNDLLYLREGSRLPRPKYRKNMSPSPEREWLGDNGGNDSKNGSENSYDSKLISERSRTLKWGIQQYKPVQVWDWLFKSCEVNGRILLRDGLITPKDIEECILKGNCKKLGIKLPAWSILQCLLASAKSNSSGLVISDDVELTRMNVPRDKVFEWFIGPLLIMKEQIKKLQLNENEDMCLRELVMTCKNEKPEEWDDTEFASSDKVRRAQLQSIIRRLQGIVASMSRLPTFRRRFRNLVKVLYIEAIQEDTSGNHMGGILKAKYGNKSCNQSEDKKEIDEIINKGDYGNLV; encoded by the exons ATGGAGGTTCCTGTTGGGTTCTTGCGCAATCTATGGAGCTTCCTCTCTTTTCtcccctttttccttttgctcCTCCTCCTTGGCCTCCTCAAAG CTGCGCTTGTTGGACCAGTAGTAGTGGGCATCATATTTATTGCAAACTCAGCAGTTATAATTGGGCTGTGGACTGCACATTTTGTGTGGACTTACTACTGTGTGGCAAA AACCAAGAAGCTTGGGCTGGTTCTAAAGATTTTGGTGCTAGTTTCATTGCCAGTGCCTCTGGTCCTTTGGCCAATCTTTGGAATTGTTGGAAGCCTTTTAGGGGGAGTAGGATATGGATTTTTTGCACCCCTTCTTGAGACTTTTGAGGCTGTTGGGGAGAATGTCACTGAGAAATTCTACCACTGTTTTGTT GATGGATGTTGGTCAACAATTAAAGGAGCCTGCATAGTAGTGCAGGATTTCACAGACTTCTGCTTCCACTCATACTTCTCCTACATGGATGAACTAATTGAGAAAGTACTTCCAAATGAAAAGCCTATGGACATAAA ATTATCAAAATTGCCAAGTTGTTTGCTAGCAAGCCTAATTGGCGTACAAGTGGATGTGCTTTTAATTACTGCAGTTGCTCTCTGGAAAAGCCCTTACATGCTATTCAGGGGCTGGAAGAGGCTACTAGAAGACTTGATTGGCAGAGAAGGGCCATTCTTAGAGACGGTATGTGTTCCATTTGCTGGTCTTGCTATCATCTTATGGCCTTTGGCTGTTGTGGGAGCCGTGATCGGTTCTATTATTTCTAGCTTCTTTCTGGGACTCTACAGTGGAGTTATTGTCCATCAG GAAGACTCGCTTCAAATGGGACTTGCCTACATTGTGTCTATAGTTTCACTGTTCGATGAATATGTAAATGATTTACTCTACTTGAGGGAGGGATCTCGCCTTCCCAG GCCTAAATACCGCAAAAACATGAGCCCTAGTCCTGAGAGAGAATGGCTAGGTGACAATGGTGGCAATGACTCAAAGAATGGAAGTGAGAATTCTTACGATTCAAAACTTATATCAGAAAGATCAAGAACTTTGAAGTGGGGAATCCAACAATATAAACCAGTGCAG GTATGGGACTGGCTGTTTAAATCCTGTGAGGTAAATGGTCGGATTCTTCTCCGTGATGGTCTGATAACTCCCAAGGACATTGAGGAATGCATTCTGAAGGGTAATTGTAAGAAATTGGGCATCAAGTTACCTGCTTGGTCTATATTACAGTGTCTGCTTGCATCAGCAAAGTCCAACTCATCTGGGTTGGTGATCT CTGATGATGTGGAGTTGACGAGGATGAATGTACCAAGGGATAAAGTGTTTGAGTGGTTCATTGGGCCCCTATTAATCATGAAAGAGCAAATAAAGAAACTCCAGttaaatgaaaatgaagataTGTGCCTAAGAGAGCTTGTTATGACatgcaaaaatgaaaaacctGAGGAGTGGGATGACACTGAGTTTGCATCCAGTGACAAAGTCAGAAGAGCACAATTGCAATCCATAATTAGAAG ACTACAGGGAATTGTAGCTTCAATGTCCCGGCTACCAACCTTCCGACGTCGCTTTAGGAATTTGGTGAAGGTGTTGTACATAGAAGCAATTCAGGAAGATACTTCAGGAAATCATATGGGAGGAATCTTGAAAGCCAAATATGGCAACAAGAGCTGTAATCAAAGTGAAGACAAAAAAGAGATAGATGAAATTATAAACAAGGGAGACTATGGAAATCTAGTATGA